The sequence CGCTCGGCCTGCTGTTTCCGATCGATTGGCCTGAGCCCTTTGGCCTAGTGATGATCGAGGCGTTGGCCTGTGGCACGCCCGTGATTGCCAGGCCGTGCGGCTCGGTGCGCGAAATCATCCACGACGGGATCACCGGTTATTTGGCCGATAGTGTCGAGGAGATGGTGGCGGCCGCGCACAAAATCGATCGCATCTCACGCCAGAATTGCCGGCGAGAATTCGAGACCCGCTTCACCGTCACGGCGATGGCCGCTGGCTACGAAGAGCTTTACCATCGCCTGCTCGACCCCGAGCAGATCACCGCCACCGCATCGACCGCTATATCGTTGGACAAATCCCCGGCCCACCGGCCCGCCCTGGCGCTGCGTGCTTCGGCTGCGCCAAGAGAGCGCGAATGAAGCCGCCGGGTGAAGCCAAGCGGCATGCACCGCGCCGGGCCATCGAGGGCGGGAGCTGGCCCACGTCGTCGATTTTGCGCCCGATCTTCGCCGCGCTTCGTTATCGCCATGGCTACGATCCGCCGCGCTAACCATGTGCCTACCGGGCTTCCAACCCATACGGTGACAGGCAGCCCAAACGCGCATTCCCGCTTAGTCCGCCGCTTCTAATCCAACTCGCACCAAGCAGGCCGCACGCTAAGGTGATGAGCGGGTAGGCTTTTCTTTATTCGCCCGGCTGAAGATTTGGAACCGTTCACCGCTACTCTATGGAACGTCGCGCAAAATTGGCGCTGGCCGCCATCGTGGGCTTCGCAGGCATAGCGACTCTTTTGGTCGTGGTCGCCGCCGTGATCCTATTTCACTCGAAAACCCTCACGAGGGATCTGCTCTCTGCCGTGTCGGCAAGAACCGGCTGCCAGATTAGGACGCGACGCATTGCCCTACATTTCACACCAACTGGGGTCGAGTTGGCCGTCAACCATTTGAGCGCAACGTGCAAGGGTGATGCAGCCACCTCGCGCCAGGTGATCGCGACAGTCGGCTACGGCGCGTTGCTGAGACTCCATCCGCTGCCGCTCGATTACATCGTTCTGGTCAATCCGCACGCCAGACTAAAGGCCAGCCGGGCAAAATTCTCTTGGCCCAAAGAGACTGCCCAACCCGCTGCTTTCGCACGCGTCATCAGCGGGTTGGCGCGCAACGTCGTGATCAGTGGCGGACAGGTGATTTTTTCTGCCGCCGACGGCCAGTCAGCGCAAAACTCACAACTCGAACTCGACGGGCGCATCGGGAGCTCCACCCAGACTGTGCGAGCCTGGATCTCGCACCTGGCGTGGTACCACGCCGGCTTGAGTGGAATTTCCATGTCGGGACGGACCTCGATCGCCACTTCGCGCGATTCTGCCACACCGGCGCGTGCCACCCTGACCTTGGCAACCGCGCAAGCTATCCCTATCCGCGCCACGCTGAATCTCGCGCTGAGCGGCGCCGGTATTCTTAAGGGCACGGCCGCGATCGAAATGAGTCAGGTTCCGACTCTGGGACAGGCCGGATTTGACGGTTCCTTTTCGCTTTCCGAAGAACGGATGGAAATCAGCGGGACGATCTCGACCAGCGCCGATTTTGCGACCACCCGCCGTATTCCCCTGAATCTGACCCTGACCTTGCCATTTTCACCCAACCCTCTGCTCAGCGCGAACACGGGAGCGCTGGGGCTGCGCTTGGCGGCACTCTTCGAGGCAATGGGCAGCGCGAACGGACCCGCCGGCACAATTTCTTTCAGCTCCCTTCGCTTAGACGCCCCTGTCGGCGCATGGCACCAAGCACTTGCGCAATGCTCCAACCCGATCTGCAGGCATCGCCAGGCGCTGCGGATGCTGCTTGAGCAAACCCGCATCAGCCTGGCCCTTGCCTCGGCCAACCTGGATTTCGCCACGGCACCTTCTGACCTGCGCACGCTGCAGGTTCAACACGAGGTTGATTTCACTCTGGAGCATGGCGTGCTTGCCTCCAGGAACGTATCGGCCCAGATTGGCGCACTGCAAATCGTCGATGGAATGCTGCGGCTGAAAGACTCGATCAGCACGGACGGTGTTCTTTCTAGCATAAGGTACCAAACCGCTTTTCCACTGAGCTTGCAGCTCTCCCAGCTAGACTTAAGCCATTTGCCGCGCGTCGCGCGCAACCTGCTGAAGGCCGGCGCGCTGCTCTACGCAAGGGCACGATCCAGCGGGGAAGTGACGATGCACAATCGCAGGCCTCGGCTGCGAGTGATCAATTTGCAGCTAAGCGAGGGGCTGCTTCGACTTCAAAACCGCCACATTCCCCGCACCGTGTTTTTTAATTGCCGGGCTCGCCTCTCCCATCACATCATTCGCACCCGTGCGCGAGTGCTAACCTCGGATAGTGGCACACTCGCGCTTAATTCCTCTCTGAGGCTCCGCAGCCGCCGGCTGCGAGCACAGATTCGCCTGAGCCATCTTGATCTGCAACGTTGGTCTGCCACGATGGTCCAGGCCGGTATGCCGCAAGGGTTTCGAGTAGGCGGACAGATCGGTGGACTGTTTGCGGTTCATTGGCAACCTAGCGAACGTCCGATCGTAAACGGTTCGATGCACGCCACGGCGCTGATGCTAGCCTCGCCCTTCGTCAATGGCCCCGTGAACGTGCGTCAGACGCGCCTTGTCCTTCAGGGCAGCCACGTTAGCGCAGCTCTGAATGGGATAACGATGGGTAACGGCGCCATCAATCTGCGCGCTGACGTTCAGGATTTTGTCCATCCGGCGATCGAAGTGGCGCTCTCGGGCCAGCGGCTTGACCTCAATGCGATCAACGTCGATCGGCTGACAAGCAGCGCTCATGGTTCAAGCTCGCCTTCGCGGCCAATCAAGCTGTCGGCCAACATCGATCTGCATGAGGTTTTGCTACGAGGCGCCAGCCTAACCGATGTGAAAGGCGAGCTCGGCAATCAGGGGGGTGTTTGGCGCGTACGCACACTCACGGGCCATACCCTGCACGGCTCCTTTCTCGTGGCTGGCACTTGGCGAAGCCAAGCGCATTTTCTGCATATAATAGGTGGAGTCCATCGCATCGATGCGCGCAGACTCTTTAGCATACTTGGATACGCCAAGGGTGGGCGCCCACCGCTTACAGGACAACTTAGCAGTCGCGTCAACGCCGGCCTGCTGATGGGCGCTGGCCAACCGCGGCTATCCTGCGGCGGCGCCACGATTGCGATCAGCGATGGCACGCTGGGCAGGGCCGACGTGCTGGCTCGAATGATGGAGGTCATGAGCCTGGAGAATTGGCTGAAGTTCCGACCCCCCGATCTCGAGCGCAGCGGCCTTCCCTTCCGCAAGATCAGCGCGCGGCTAGCCTTCGCGCCCGATCTGCTGAAGGTCGAACATGTTCAGCTTGCCGGTGCGGTGATCAGAGTGGCCGGCCACGGGAGCGTAACGGTGCCCGGCAACGTGCTGGACCTGCATCTGGCGGTGCTGCCATTCACCTCGGCTCACTGGATTCTTGAGCAACTCCCTCTGATCGGCACCCGACTGGCCAATACCTACGATCGGGCCTTTGCCGCACGCCTGAGAGTGACGGGTCCAGCCAACGCTTTGAACATATCTCCGGAATTGCTGCGCACTACCACCGGGGCGCTGGTCGCCGTGCTCGAACTTCCCATCGATTTCGTTCCCCAAACCGCGTTGCCAGACGCGACCAGCCTGACTCTGCCACCACCTACTTCCGCCGATTGGCCCGATTGCGTGCCACCATGGAGCGTTAAGCCGCACGGCTCGGCCCGCGGGACGGTGGACGCAATCATCAGCAGACTAATGAGTTAAAATCAGAATTTTGCGCCACCCGGCTCTTGGGAGGGTATCCGCAAGATCAGCTCCGGACAGCATTAACGTACCGGCTTTCGACAGGCCAGCTTGATGCAGAACAGCATTCTCAACGATGCATCCAGTATTCTGGCTGGCAACTCAACCTTGAAGTTTGCGATCGCGGTTAGATTTATATTTTTATCGCTTGGGTGGCGGCGGGGCTGCGCTTCGAGCTGGCGCAACGTCAGTTCATGGCGTTGCGCCTAAAAACCTTCTTTCGCGTTGCTCTGCCAGGGCGCGAGAGCTAATCGCGCGAAGTTTTCCCTTTAATTTTTCGCAAGGTCTGCTCAGTTTGCTTTTGGCACTGGTTGTGCTGTACACAGCCTGTGGCAACGCTGATTCGGACTGTTCGGCCGTGCATCGCGCAACTTAACTGATGCACGTTACGGAGGCCGATTATGCAGACCGCGTTCATCGCGGTTGGAGCCGCCGCGAGCGATCGAGGCGGCGAGCAGCTCCGCCGATGGGCGGTGCTGGCCTGCCTCTTTGCCAGCATGGCCTTCGTTTATTCCGCCGGAAACGTCGCCACCGGCGCAGTTTTTTACGTCTCGATATTTCGCTCCTTCGGCTGGAGCCGGGCCAAAACCGCTTTTCTCACGGTCCCGGGCACTATCGCCCAGGTAGTTTGCGTCCCTTTGATCGGCTCCCTACTGGATGTCGTAAATGCCCGCATCGTGATGGCGCTGGGCGCAGGGACGGCGGGCGTAGCGCTGCTGATAGCCAGCCGCGCCCATTCCTTTTCCGCCCTGGCCCTGAGCCATCTGCTGTGCGGGATCGGAATGGTGGGCGCCGGACCGCTGGCGTGCAGTTATGTCGCGGCCAACTGGTTTGACGTTAACCGCGGCTTGGCCTTGGGAGTCACGATGGCTGGAAGCGCGCTGGGCGCCGCGATCTACAATCCGCTCGCTGCTTATTTGATCGGCAAAGCGGGCTGGCGCATCGGCTTTATCAGCTTGGCGGCGCCGATGCTAATAATGGCACTGCCGCTGTCCTTGGTAATAAGTAGCCGGCCGGCGCGAGAATCCGCGCGCGCCGCGCTCCGGCCCAGTCCTGCCGCTCGAAGCGAGAAAGCCGAGCTGCTCCGCATCTTACACAAGCCCGCGCTATGGCTTCTGTCGGGCGCCAATTTTCTCATTTATTTCGGTTTCAGCGGGGTCTTCCTCCATTTGGTCGCCTACCAGATTCAACTCGGATATAGCGCCCAGCGCGCCGCCTTCACCTTGGGAATCGCGGCGGGCGTCGCGGTCGCCGGCAAGCTCTTGTTCGGCGTGCTGGCCGACAAAATCTCGGCCCGGCGCGCCTTGGGCTTCGCGCTGCTGATTCATGGCGCGAGCATCCTGATGCTGATGTGGTCGGGCGATCCACTGCTGCTATGGGCTTTTACCCTGGTGTGGGGCCTCGTGCATACCGTGCATTTGCCCCTGGTGCCCGCTCTGGTCGCAGAATCCCTGGGGCTGCGCGGCTTCGGCGCGATGTCCGGCGTTGTTGGTGTGTTCGGTTCTGTCGGCGCCGCCGCCGGGCCAATCTTGGTGGGCTACCTATTCGACCGGAGTCATCACTATTCCGCGCCCTTCGATTTATGCGCGATTTTTCTGGCGGCGGGATCACTGGTGGTTTTCGGCTGCCACGCCACCGTCTCGGCGTCGGCCAATTATCCACCATCCGCGGCGCTCGATCACGTTGCCGAAGGAGCACGGCACAGGCCACAGAGAGATGGCTTGTAACCGACCGATGAAACGATCAGACCATCTGAGGAGGAGCGACGATGCAGGTCTTTGACATGGATTCCCACCTTCGCGAGCACTACTTCATGGATGAAGTGTACAAGCTGGAAGGCAAGTTCGCGCAATATACTCCCGTACGAATCGGTGAGGGCAGGGACGTCAGGACCAGGTTTCGGCACAAGCTCAACCCGTGGCCCCGCCCCGCCGACGAGCATTTTAATCACAACGTCATGTACGACCCTTCGGCCAATTGGAACGGCGGCGAGATAGCTCGCTTGCAGGTCTGCGGTTATGACATGGCGCTGCGCATGGCCGAAAACGACAAGGAGGGAATCGACTTTCAGTTCCTTTTCCCCACCGTCCTGAGCATTCCGA is a genomic window of Candidatus Binataceae bacterium containing:
- a CDS encoding AsmA-like C-terminal domain-containing protein, with product MERRAKLALAAIVGFAGIATLLVVVAAVILFHSKTLTRDLLSAVSARTGCQIRTRRIALHFTPTGVELAVNHLSATCKGDAATSRQVIATVGYGALLRLHPLPLDYIVLVNPHARLKASRAKFSWPKETAQPAAFARVISGLARNVVISGGQVIFSAADGQSAQNSQLELDGRIGSSTQTVRAWISHLAWYHAGLSGISMSGRTSIATSRDSATPARATLTLATAQAIPIRATLNLALSGAGILKGTAAIEMSQVPTLGQAGFDGSFSLSEERMEISGTISTSADFATTRRIPLNLTLTLPFSPNPLLSANTGALGLRLAALFEAMGSANGPAGTISFSSLRLDAPVGAWHQALAQCSNPICRHRQALRMLLEQTRISLALASANLDFATAPSDLRTLQVQHEVDFTLEHGVLASRNVSAQIGALQIVDGMLRLKDSISTDGVLSSIRYQTAFPLSLQLSQLDLSHLPRVARNLLKAGALLYARARSSGEVTMHNRRPRLRVINLQLSEGLLRLQNRHIPRTVFFNCRARLSHHIIRTRARVLTSDSGTLALNSSLRLRSRRLRAQIRLSHLDLQRWSATMVQAGMPQGFRVGGQIGGLFAVHWQPSERPIVNGSMHATALMLASPFVNGPVNVRQTRLVLQGSHVSAALNGITMGNGAINLRADVQDFVHPAIEVALSGQRLDLNAINVDRLTSSAHGSSSPSRPIKLSANIDLHEVLLRGASLTDVKGELGNQGGVWRVRTLTGHTLHGSFLVAGTWRSQAHFLHIIGGVHRIDARRLFSILGYAKGGRPPLTGQLSSRVNAGLLMGAGQPRLSCGGATIAISDGTLGRADVLARMMEVMSLENWLKFRPPDLERSGLPFRKISARLAFAPDLLKVEHVQLAGAVIRVAGHGSVTVPGNVLDLHLAVLPFTSAHWILEQLPLIGTRLANTYDRAFAARLRVTGPANALNISPELLRTTTGALVAVLELPIDFVPQTALPDATSLTLPPPTSADWPDCVPPWSVKPHGSARGTVDAIISRLMS
- a CDS encoding MFS transporter, which translates into the protein MQTAFIAVGAAASDRGGEQLRRWAVLACLFASMAFVYSAGNVATGAVFYVSIFRSFGWSRAKTAFLTVPGTIAQVVCVPLIGSLLDVVNARIVMALGAGTAGVALLIASRAHSFSALALSHLLCGIGMVGAGPLACSYVAANWFDVNRGLALGVTMAGSALGAAIYNPLAAYLIGKAGWRIGFISLAAPMLIMALPLSLVISSRPARESARAALRPSPAARSEKAELLRILHKPALWLLSGANFLIYFGFSGVFLHLVAYQIQLGYSAQRAAFTLGIAAGVAVAGKLLFGVLADKISARRALGFALLIHGASILMLMWSGDPLLLWAFTLVWGLVHTVHLPLVPALVAESLGLRGFGAMSGVVGVFGSVGAAAGPILVGYLFDRSHHYSAPFDLCAIFLAAGSLVVFGCHATVSASANYPPSAALDHVAEGARHRPQRDGL